Below is a genomic region from Falco naumanni isolate bFalNau1 chromosome 2, bFalNau1.pat, whole genome shotgun sequence.
CAGCTTTGCTCCCATGGGTGCTGGTGGTCTGGGCAGGACCCCCCCTACCCCTGCCCAAGCCCTGtggggggagcagagggctgAAACCCAGCCCACAGGGTCCTGAGGGCTGGGTGGCCCCACTGTCCCGAGCTCAAATGCCACCAGGGGAACTGGGTTTCGCTGTCACCTGATCCCCGTGGCTGCTGGAATGTTCTGCGGGTGCTATATAAGGGGGCCAAGGAGCCGGCTCTCGGGGCGATGGCTGCGCTGAGAGGGGTGTAAGGCAGGAGCCAGGACACGGTGCCGAGGTCCCTACGGTGAGGCCACAGGGGACCCAGGCCCGGGCAGGTCACCCTGCGGGAGAAGCTCTCACCGAGTGCACCCGTTTGGGCCAGGGTGGGGTAAAGCAGGGTGGGCATTTGTGAATCCCGGGCTGAGCAAGGGAgccccgtgcctcagtttccccagggATGCAGACGAGGAAATGGGGCGGGATTTGGCTTTTGGAGTTGTCCAAAGGCAGCGAGAGCCACCACGGCACATTGTCACCTCTGTCCCCAAACTGGACGCCTGCTTGAAGCCCCATCCGAGGCTCCCCCACAAATTCCTTCGcccccctttccttccagcccctctgccacgATGGTGGGTCTGAAGCCCCCCGAGGTGCCCCCAACGGCCACCATGAAGTTTGTCAGCGCGGGGATGGCCGGCTGCATCGCCGACCTCTGCACCTTCCCCCTGGACACCGCCAAAGTCCGGCTGCAGGTACGATCCGCTGGCACCCCAAAATCCCGCGGGTGGTGGGAGCGCCCCGCACCGGTGGGGCCCCCCACCGGCTCCACCCCCACGCTGGCCGTGTTTTGTTGCggggggcagagggcagggtgACACGGTCGGCATCCCCTAGATCCAGGGGGAGGTGCGGATCCCCCGCAGCACCAACACCGTGGAGTACCGGGGCGTTATGGGGACGCTGAGCACCATGGTGCGGACGGAGGGACCCCGCAGCCTCTACAGCGGGCTGGCGGCTGGGCTGCAGCGGCAGATGAGCTTCGCCTCCATCCGCATCGGGCTGTACGACTCGGTGAAGCAGCTCTACACCCCAAAGGGTGCCGAGAGTGAGTGTCCAGGCGGTtgggacccccacccccgtGCACAAccctcagccccacagcccaccccAGGGTGAACAACCCACCCTACTGCttgcccggggggggggccctGCACAGCCGAGGGTCCCAGCACCTTCCCTCCACAGGCACGGGGCTGGCAGCACGGGTGCTGGCGGGCTGCACCACGGGCGCGGTGGCGGTGACGTGCGCCCAGCCCACCGACGTGGTCAAGGTGCGGTTCCAGGCCAACGGGGCGCTGCCGGATGGCGCCCGCCGGTACAGTGGCACCGTGGATGCCTACCGCACCATCGCCAGGGAGGAGGGCGTCCGCGGGCTCTGGAGAGGTAGGGACGGATGGGAACGGGGATGGGGGTTGGGATGGGAACAGGGatagggatggggatggggacagggataAGGATGTGGACAGGGATGGGATGAGAACAGGAGTGGAAACAGGAATGGGTATGAGAACGGAGGTGAggaaggggacagggaatggggatggggacagcagggctggggcatccatccaggatgctgcaggaggggatgTGACCACCATCCCCAATGCCACCACCCTCCCGGACAGGGACGCTGCCCAACATCGCCCGCAACGCCATCATCAACTGCGGGGAGCTCGTCACCTACGACCTCATTAAGGACGCGCTGCTGCGGGCACAGCTGATGACAGGTCAGGACAGCGTGGGGGGATGTGGCCGGGTGCAGTCCCCGTCCCCACGATCCTCAACCCCCGGCTCTGCCCTGCAGACAACGTCCCCTGCCACTTCGTGGCTGCCTTCGGGGCTGGCTTCTGCGCCACGGTGGTGGCATCGCCGGTGGATGTGGTGAAGACGCGGTACATGAACGCCGGCCCTGGGCAGTACCGGAACGTGCTGAGCTGCCTCCTCGCCCTGCTCATGCAGGACGGCGTCGCCGGCTTCTACAAGGGGTGAGTAGGGGGACCCCCCCCGACCACCGGCAGACGCGGTGCAATGATGTGCACGAACACCGGCGCCGACCAGCTCCGCTCCACACCGCGGCACCGCGGCCAAGGCCCTAACCCGTGCGCTGCCACCGACGCACCAGGCAGGACGTCGGGGGCCGCGGGGGTGTCCCCACCATGGCCCCTCCAGCGCTGCTTTTCCCGGCGCAGGTTCGTCCCCTCCTTCCTGCGGCTCGGCTCCTGGAACGTGGTGATGTTCATCTCCTACGAGCAGCTGCAGCGCGCCGCGGTGCTGGTCCGGCCGGCCCAATCCTgacccccgccccagcccctctcGCCAGCGTTGGCGGGACACAGGAGTAAATTATATTAATTGCTGAAGCCCGGGGGGAGCCAGGATGCCGCACGCCCCTGGCCCAGTGGGGACCCCCGAGAGATGGAAGGAGGAACGGGGGTACGTGCAGAGAAACGTGGGAGAAGGGAAGTTTCCAGAGAACAGTctagggaggaagaaaaaaaatgtttgtaggTTTTCTAGCTGGGAAGAGCATCGCGTCCCGGCGGTGGCAGAGACAAGGCGCGTGGTGTGGGCAGCCGGGACGGAGCTGAGGGCAGGGGGATGTGGCGATTCCTGTTATTCCTGACGCTTCTAATAAACCGCCCCTATGGGGTCTGACCGCGGCCGGGCTCGGGGCTCCCTCACCTTTTCgaagggggggtgtgtgggggggtaGGGCCgttctcccagccctggggtgccGCTGGGAAAGGGATCAGCCTCAGCAGAGGCGATTTCTGTGtccagggaggggggaagcacTGAAACTGGGTGCGAAGCACCACTGCGCCCCACCGTgtggggggcagccccagcccaagGAGGGCTCGTCGCCTCACAGCGGGGTGCGCAGCCGTCATGCCACAGCGCCAGCATCCCTcccgggctgtgctggggacccctcATCCCTCCCGGGCTGCGCTGGGGACCCCCATGCCCAGGGatcccccctgctccctcccaggctgtgctggggaccaCCCCTGGTGACCCCCATAACCTTGCTGGGGACCCCTTATGTCCTCTCCTAAGCAACCCTCCACTCTCCCTCGGTGCTTTTGGGGatcccctgtccccagcccctcccaatcctcttccctctgctccatCCAGGGTACCCCAgccttgcccccccccccttccatgCAGTGAGGTGCATGTAGGGTGCCTGGCCACAACCCCCTCCTCACCCTTCCCTGCAGGTGGGGACCCCAACCTGCACCCTCACATCCCCCCAGGGGCCCTGGCACCCACCGCCAGCAGCGGTGTCAGTCTGGCTGCCTACgggggagaggaaggggtgggggggctgaaggcagcaggcTTTGATGCGCCAGGGGGAAGAGGAAACCCAGATTTTCTCTTGGTTGAAAAAAACGTTGGTTTAGGGTGACCCTGTGCTTTCGGGTCCCCAATACTCAAATCAACCTTTCCGCAGTCACAGCACCGGCGCCAAAGCTTTCTTGGcggcaggagagcaggagggtcGTTGTCCCCTACGACAGGAGGGCGCTTTTCAGGAGCATTTTCTTGTCAGGCGTAAGCTTTTTCGGAAAGCAGATGTCGAAGTAGATGAGGAGGTCACCCTTGCGCCGAGGGTCCCGGAGCAGCGGCATCCCCTCCCCCGGCACCACTTTGCAGTACTTGGGGCTGCAAAGCCAGGGAGGGGGCTGAGAGGAGCCGCAGGAGGATCCTGACGCGGAGCTGCGGCACCGAGCCCCACGCACACGTCCCAGCAGGTTTCCTGGGGCAAGTTTGCTCCTCCGGCACCAAGCGGTGGCCCGCCCTCGCCCTTCCAGCACCGTGTCCCCCAGGCTCCtcaccccccagcctgggcCATCCAAGCCCTCCCCTCACTCGCGTTTTCCACCCCGCCCCCACCAAgccttctccctgcctctgccaccagcaccacagccccAGAGCAGAAGAGCGGCCCACCGGGGGCCGAGGAGGAACGCTGAGGTTCCTCTAAGCTCTTCACCTCCTTGGGTGccaagctctgcagaaaagccccctgtgcccccctggCCATTTGCCCCATGGCACCTACTCCACGATGTCGTTGATGGGGACATTCAGCAGCCGCCCATCCAGCGTCCTCACCTCCACCGAGCAGCCGACCAGCGCCTGcgaggcagggaggggagcgggACCCGGCTGTGTTTGCAGCCCCAGAGGCAAACGTAAAGCagggctggctccagcccctcgcCTGGCACTTTACCTTTCCCAGGGGGACGGTGGCAACGTAAGCGAGGTTGTCGTCAGTTCTCTTAAACCTCGGGTGGGGTTTCTCTCGGACAACAAAGGTGATGTCAGCCGGAATGACGTTTGGGCCCTAAAAGTgaggagatgggggggggggcgtggaaACGATGCCTGGAAATGGTTTGATGtaaaccaaattattttatacagGGAAAGACAACACAAATGCCTGCCCCTTTGTGGCTGCTTTCAGCTGTCTATGAAAAAGTGaaaggtattttcttcctttaaggaaaaaaggaggctCTGATAAAAGACTCCTGCTCAGCCAAGGGAAATGAGACGGGGTTTTGCAAAGGCAGTGCCGGGCAGAAACCCActtctttcaattattttttttatctatcCTAAGGAAAATCCAGGCAGGAAGCACGCCTGACAGTGTTTCTGAGCACAGTAACACCGAACCGCTCCGTTAGCCATGCTGCCAACTGCCCACAGCAGTGGGAAACCTGCAAAGAGCATGCAGCCGGTCGCCAGGAAACCTGGCCCAGAACTTCACGCCACAGTCATTACCTGGTCTCCTTCCTTCTCAAAGGTGACCCTGGTGCCCTGCTTCCACCCTGGCTGCACCTCGATCGTTAGGATCTTATCCCTGATTGCGCTCGTTTGACCATCTTCATTCATCACCTGCGGGGGATAAGTGGGTTAGAAGAGCTGGACCCTGTCTGCAGAGGTGGGTCTGTGACTGGGTGGGAGCTCTGCTCCGCCGtcagagcagccagcaccagggACGGGTTCCATCCCAGGCTGGACCACAGCCCCGCAGTGCTGGACACTGCTCCACAGATGGAACAGACACCGCTGCGCTGAACactttgggctggaagggaccttccaAGACCACCCggtcccaccccctgccaggggcagggccccctccccccagcccaggctgctcccagccccgtccagctCCCTGTCCCCATAGCCTAGTCATTTGTGATGGGATGCAGGAGGAAGGATTTGATGGCAGTGATGGCTGCTGGGTTGCTTATAGCTCTGCCACTGGCCTTGTGACCTTGACCGAGTGACTGAGTCTGCTCTGGGCTCCAGATCCTGATCTGAAGGGGAACCATggtggggaaaaagaggggctaggcagagctgctggcatgCAGTGCTGGTCCAGGGCATGAGCACCCAGGACCTGGAATGCCTGTGGATGCTGCAGTGCTTAGTGCTTAGAAGAGGGCAGCTGGGCAGTGTGGGTGCTCTCTGACCCTCCTCTGGGATAAGGGGTTTTTCTCTTTGTAGCTGCGGGAGATTGCCAGCCGCATGGCCCGGCTGCAGGAAGCCCTGAATGAGCTCTCGGAGGAGCACAACGTGACCCTGGCACAGTCACGGGTaaagcagggacagctggaggaTGAGCTGTGTGCTTCCCTGCAGGAGAAGGTGAGGGGGTTCTGCCTGGGTGGTGAGTGcctcctgctcttgctgctcctgGGAAGGGTTCCCTGCCATGCGAcaggctgctgccctccccgTGAGGAGAGAAACCCTGACCTTGCCAAGAGCTGGTGTCAATTTAAAGCTGGGTGACTGTGCCTCTCCTTGCTTGGTTCCCTTGTGTTGCACTGTGCTCTATCCCATGTCTCTGTCACCAGAAATACTTGGAAGAGAAGATTGAGATTCTGCAGGGGAAGATTTCTGTGCTGGAGGACCAGCTGGCCAAGCTGGAGGACTGCAGCAcccaggagaagggagaggtCATGGGTGACGTACTGAAGGTACGGCTGGGTCTTGAGAGAGCCTCTGGCTCCCACAGCgagggcaggcagtgctgggatgCAAAACTAGCTGGAGGGGGTGGCAGGTGCTGGAGGAATGCACGGCAAAGCCAtgcagggcagagccagctgctctctgctgttgGATGGGGGTTGTGGGGCTGAGCACACTGTGGGGAGCCCCTTTTGTGCTGAATTTAGAAATACTGCTCCTGGGTAGCTGctggcacccccagcctcccatAGCAGTGATCTGTTGTGGAGGGGGTGGCTCTGCGTGGTGGGAAAAGACTTCTGGTTTGAGAGAGCAGAGTGGCCCAAGGCTAAGGGGAAGGTGGGGTGTGTTGGGGTgcactgggggtgctgggagggcaggcaggtgccagGCAGCTCCCATTGGGATGCAGTGCATGGTTCTCCAGTGAGAGTGTAGGATGCAGCTCAAGTAACAcctgtgtgtgttgttttttcccctccctcctctttgCTCTGCCAGCTGGAAGAGCTGAAGCAGGAGGTATCCAGCCTTGTCACTAAAGGGGCTGAGCTCCAGGCCACCATCCTgcggctggaggaggagaagcagcagctgagtgACCTTGTTGCCAGCCTTCAGAGCTCCCTCTCTGAGAGCCACCAGGCCAGGGAGAGGCTGATGCAGGACCTGCAGGCATGGGAGGCCAGCgagcccagcaggcagcaggagcggGAAGTGGAGGCAAAGAAACTGTCTAGGGAGTTGACCCTGCTGAGTACCAGGCTGGAGGAGTCACTGCGGGAGATGGCACGCCGGGAGGAGGAAGCTGAATGCTTGCGTCAGGAGGTGGAACGGGCCAAGGCGGACTGTGCTGCTGAGCGAGCCTGtaaggcagagctggaggaacAGCTGCAAAACTCGCTCAATGAGCAGAGGGTGCACCAGGAGGAGCTGGCCCGATGCTGGGAGCTGATGAAGAAGGATGGGGAGCTGGATGAGCTCCGccagaaaaacatctcacaggaTGAAGAGCTGAGGGACCTGCAGAAGACTGTCAGCGAGCTGAAAGGAGAGCTTTCTTTGGAGATGGCCAAGGAGCGGGTGCCCAAAGGGGACAAACTGCAGGGATTCTCAGAGGCCACCCAGAGCAGGGATGTGGAGGGGGACAACATCAAGGCTACCTGCTCAAAAGAGATGTCCCTCAAAAGCTTGGAGGAGAAGACTCATGACAGGGAGCAGGAAGCTGGCTTGAGCCAAGACCTTTACCAGGGGAAGCTGAAGGAGAGCCATGTGCTTAGTTTGCAagtggaggagctggagcagcaggaggctATGGCCACCCTTGAGCCAGTGGAAGCCAAGGCGGAAATAGCAGAGGCTTTGAGGgaagcagcccagcagcaggagaaggcattggagctgcagaaggaactACAAAAGGGCAGGGAGCTGACCCAGAGCGAAACAGCTGTCACAGCTGCTGAGAAGGAGCTGGCATCCCTCtcttctgcagggcaggagaAAGGCTGGTCCGAGGAGAGCtggaaggaggagctggagaagcagcgGTTGACTATCAAGGCTCTGAAGAGAGACCAACGTTTCCAGAGAGAGCGGGAGGACAAGCTGCGTCAGGAGGTGAAGGTCTGCCAGGACAAGTGCCTCCAGAAGGAGCAGCAACTTGCTGCCCTGCAGCGGGAGTTGAACAGTGCCCAGGCGGAGTGTGCCTCCCTGGagagccagcactgccaggagctggagcagagggcgAAAACCCTGGCTGCTCTACAAGCAGAGCTGGcaaaggccaggctggaggcgACTGAAGTGCCATCCCTGCGGGAGCGGTTAGCAGAGCAGGACTGGGCcaaccagcagctgcaggcagaggcagcagagcaggcgGCAcggctggcagggctgcagcaggctgaggaGACCCGGAGCCGTGGGCAGCGGTGGCTTGAAGCGGAGCTGGGCCGGTTCATGGAGCAGCACACGCAGAATATGAAgcggctgcaggagctggcagccagcagtcagcaggaggctgaggaggTATTGCGCAAGTTCGAGATGAGGACTAAGGAGTATGAGACCAGCCAGGCAGTGGTTctgcaggagaagaggaggatgaCTGCTCAGGTAggggctcctgcagctgggtgggctGTGGGTTGGGGGAGCTCCCCAGGAAAATGGGTATGTTTGGTCTTCTGCGCACACCTGAATcgcagaagggtttgggttggaaggaacctcacAACCACCcaggccccctccccccagccccgtccagcctggccttgagccctgccagggatggggcacccacagctgctctgggcagcctgggccagcgcctcgccgccctcacggggaagggtttcttcctcacgtccaacctaaatctcccctctctcagcttcaagccattcccccctgtcccaccgctccctgcccttgcccaaagcccctccccagctttcctgtcggcccctccaggcactgggagctgctctaaggtctccccggagccttctcctccccaggctgcacagccccagctctcccagcctgtccccacagcagaggggctccagccccctgaccaGCTCTGTGGCCTCCGACGGACCCGCTCCgacaggtccgtgtccttctgaTGCTGAGGACCCCCGAGCTGGACGCAGCGCTGtgggggggtctcagcagaggggagcagaggggcagagccccctccctcgccctgccggccacgctgctggggatgcagcccagggcacgggcggctttctgggctgcgagcgcacattgctgggtcatgtccagcttttcatccagcagcacccccaagcccttctctgcagggctgtcaTCCCTGCAAGGCACAACCCAGGTGATTTGTGACACAAAGGTGTCCAGTGAGGGCTATGACTGCTCTGCTCACCCAGCCGTGTGCAAGTGagcagagaagagggagagaacaACTCATACTCCATGGCAAATTGGCTGTGGGTACAAACAGGATCAGATCGAGTAGGAGAAAAGTCAGGGGCTGGAACCAGGAGACAGGGACAGTGAGAGGGGGAGATACAGGTCACCAAAAgcacaaacaagacacagacaGGTGTGGCAATTAAACGGTGGGAGCCCAGAAAACGCTGTGCTCCTTCTCCACACCTCCTCTGAAATCAGCCCTGCCTTCCCACCAGCTTTCACAGCACCTCCCGTGCTGAATTCCCTTTGCCACGCCAGGAGAGGAGGGTACCGGCTGCCCGGTCGAGCGTGGCCCCCCTTCACCCCCACTGCCCCTACCCTGCGGGAGAGCTTAATCTTCTTGGTGCAGCCATAGAACAGGTCTTCAAGGGAGAGGTAAAGATCCCGCACAATCGGGGGGTCTTGCTTCATCGCTCCTCGTCCTCGCAGCCCTCCAAAGGGCAGGATCAACTCCGAGCCATCCTCAGCAAAGAACTCTGCATGAGTGAGCAAAGAGGCAGGGGGTCACCTTACTTGGATCAgaggccccccccccccccccccccccgggggtcTCCTTATCGTGGAAGCCGAGCACCCCAAACATGCCACCCAGAAGCAGAAGCTTCCCATCTGCTTCTGCCTGGCACCACCTTCCCCCTTCAGCTGAAGTGTTTTTCTCCAGGAAGGTTTTTAATCTTGCTCACAGGTTTACAAGTCTCACCAATCTGACCCCACCTTTTGATGGGAGTCCTCCTAGAAAAGGGTCACAacaggagctggggagagctgaCAGCCTGAACGTGTGTCCCCAGGCCTCTTGCCTCGTGCAAGACTGGGGCAAGTCAGGCTCTAACCTCCAAGCACCAAAGGGACCtgagagcagctgggcagggaaaTATCCCTGAGCTTAAAGCTCAGAGCTGGCAGTGGCCACGGCATCACAGCAGCCACAGACAGGGCCTGGCCCCCCTGCACGGAGCTCCCCCACTTACCCGCAAAGGGGTTGTCTGCACCAAAGAACTCCTGGAAGACTTTGTCAGGGTTGTTGTGAAACACATAGCCGACGGTCCAGGGGTTGTCGCTGCCGAACTCCAAGGGGATGCCGCCTTTGAGCCCCTCTTCTCCAAACTTGTCGTAGATGCCTTTCGTCATGGCTTAGGGAACAAGGAGGAGTTGGGAATGGCCACACTCTCCcatgctgggtgctgggggagagCCCCAGCCTGAGATCCAGGTTTTGCTTGGATGAAGGCTGGAAAGGGGGGCTCCCCATCACCTCATAGACAGCAGTAGGTGGGATGGAAGCAAGTGCATAtgccagctctcagcctgcctgtggcccagagagctgctgccacctccctgggtgtgccagcagccagggattCAGACCTCCGCACACCTCTGGCCATACCAGAGATGTCGCTTCACGCCCTGTCCAGCCCCTAAAACTCTGTGGAAGAGAACAGTCTCCCCACTTACGGTTGCTGAGCACATCGTAggcctctgccagctccctgaaCCTCCGCGCTGCCCAGGGCTCCTTGCATTTTAAAGGGTGGCTCTTCAGGGCCAGCTTCCGATAGCTATGAAGGGGACAGGGGGGAGAGCCCACCCTCACAGCCAGCCCCGGGGTGCCAGCACACCCTCAGCCTAGGCCGCTCCCTCCCAGGTGCTCCCAGGCCCCTCAggcccctttccctcccccatGCCCCTTCGCCCCCCCCTTCAggccccggggcggggagcgggggggaggCGAAGGGCAGCCACGCACCGGGCAGTCACGCACCGGgcctcccaccacccccccccgccccccc
It encodes:
- the DNAJB13 gene encoding dnaJ homolog subfamily B member 13 isoform X1, with product MGQDYYAVLGLGRGAAAADIKAAYRKLALKSHPLKCKEPWAARRFRELAEAYDVLSNPMTKGIYDKFGEEGLKGGIPLEFGSDNPWTVGYVFHNNPDKVFQEFFGADNPFAEFFAEDGSELILPFGGLRGRGAMKQDPPIVRDLYLSLEDLFYGCTKKIKLSRRVMNEDGQTSAIRDKILTIEVQPGWKQGTRVTFEKEGDQGPNVIPADITFVVREKPHPRFKRTDDNLAYVATVPLGKALVGCSVEVRTLDGRLLNVPINDIVDPKYCKVVPGEGMPLLRDPRRKGDLLIYFDICFPKKLTPDKKMLLKSALLS
- the LOC121084092 gene encoding mitochondrial uncoupling protein 3-like; translated protein: MVGLKPPEVPPTATMKFVSAGMAGCIADLCTFPLDTAKVRLQIQGEVRIPRSTNTVEYRGVMGTLSTMVRTEGPRSLYSGLAAGLQRQMSFASIRIGLYDSVKQLYTPKGAESTGLAARVLAGCTTGAVAVTCAQPTDVVKVRFQANGALPDGARRYSGTVDAYRTIAREEGVRGLWRGTLPNIARNAIINCGELVTYDLIKDALLRAQLMTDNVPCHFVAAFGAGFCATVVASPVDVVKTRYMNAGPGQYRNVLSCLLALLMQDGVAGFYKGFVPSFLRLGSWNVVMFISYEQLQRAAVLVRPAQS
- the DNAJB13 gene encoding dnaJ homolog subfamily B member 13 isoform X2 translates to MKQLVCYRKLALKSHPLKCKEPWAARRFRELAEAYDVLSNPMTKGIYDKFGEEGLKGGIPLEFGSDNPWTVGYVFHNNPDKVFQEFFGADNPFAEFFAEDGSELILPFGGLRGRGAMKQDPPIVRDLYLSLEDLFYGCTKKIKLSRRVMNEDGQTSAIRDKILTIEVQPGWKQGTRVTFEKEGDQGPNVIPADITFVVREKPHPRFKRTDDNLAYVATVPLGKALVGCSVEVRTLDGRLLNVPINDIVDPKYCKVVPGEGMPLLRDPRRKGDLLIYFDICFPKKLTPDKKMLLKSALLS